A part of Macrobrachium nipponense isolate FS-2020 chromosome 26, ASM1510439v2, whole genome shotgun sequence genomic DNA contains:
- the LOC135200371 gene encoding gastrula zinc finger protein XlCGF7.1-like produces the protein MNPEHSLEFPLKKEIKEPSLPSLITCKNEDLVDYSTADNDGCSLDPMLEVKIKPELYDPNTSKKEVSEEGSVHVWTGIQDEGDVYFESCKKQKGRLKKQQKIQKEKERFLSIVNGENFPRKEVLENHVVIHSEEQLMNSELGKPCHESNLKTLVLSHPGEKPFKCENCGKKFGQKYTLKNHMLIHTGEKPFRCSDCGKGFSQKIHLANHVRIHTGEKPFVCSNCGKAYAQKIQLTDHMRIHSGEKPFSCNECGKAFSRKSFLRRHMNSHAGVKSFSCPDCERAFSQKIHLTKHMRIHTGEKPFKCSECGKTFSRKYSLKSHLKCHNR, from the coding sequence ATGAATCCAGAACACTCTTTAGAATTTCCtctgaaaaaggaaattaaagagCCATCGCTACCCTCTCTAATCACTTGTAAAAATGAAGATTTGGTTGATTACAGTACAGCTGACAATGATGGCTGTTCACTGGATCCAATGTTAGAAGTCAAGATAAAACCAGAATTGTATGATCCTAACACTAGTAAAAAAGAAGTGAGTGAAGAAGGAAGTGTTCATGTGTGGACTGGTATCCAAGATGAAGGTGATGTATATTTTGAGTCCTGTAAGAAACAGAAAGGAAGACTTAAAAAACAGCAGAAAATCCAGAAGGAAAAGGAGAGATTTTTATCCATTGTAAATGGAGAAAATTTTCCACGGAAGGAGGTTCTTGAGAACCATGTGGTGATCCATTCCGAAGAGCAGCTCATGAACAGTGAATTGGGAAAACCTTGTCATGAAAGTAATTTAAAAACTCTGGTGTTAAGTCAccctggagagaagccattcaagTGTGAGAACTGTGGAAAGAAGTTTGGTCAGAAATATACGCTCAAAAATCACATGCTAATTCATACTGGGGAGAAGCCATTCAGATGTAGTGACTGTGGGAAAGGATTTTCTCAGAAAATTCACCTTGCAAATCATGTAAGAATTCACACTGGAGAAAAGCCATTTGTTTGCAGTAATTGTGGGAAAGCGTACGCCCAGAAAATTCAGCTTACTGATCATATGAGGATACACTCGGGAGAGAAACCATTTAGTTGCAATGAGTGTGGGAAAGCCTTCTCGAGGAAAAGCTTTCTTAGGAGACATATGAATAGTCATGCTGGAGTGAAGTCTTTCAGTTGCCCTGATTGCGAGAGAGCATTTTCTCAGAAAATCCATCTCACAAAACATATGAGGATTCACACTGGAGAAAAACCGTTCAAATGCAGTGAGTGTGGAAAAACCTTTTCTCGGAAATATTCTCTCAAGAGTCACTTGAAGTGTCATAATAGATAG